Below is a genomic region from ANME-2 cluster archaeon.
AACTGGCAAAGTACGAAGTCGGGCTCATTATTTCAGGCTATTCTTACGTGAACCCGGCAGGCAAAAGCAGCCAGTGCCAGCAGGGTATCTACGACAACAGGTTCATCGAACCCTACAGGCAGATAACTGAGCGGGTGCATAAATACGGCAGCAAGATAGCACTCCAGATCGTACACGGCGGCAGGCAGGCGCTGGTCACACCCGAATACACACACACACTGGCACCATCGGCAGTTAAGGATTCATCTTCAGGCATAACACCGCAGGCCATGACCGAAGAGCAGATACAGCAGACCATCGAGGATTTTGCCCAAGCTGTGCGCCGGGCACAGGCGGCAGGTTTTGATGCGGTACAGCTTCACGTTGCCCATGGTTTTCTGCTCAGCAGTTTCATCTCACCATACACCAACCAGCGCACTGATAAATGGGGCGGGTCAGTGGATAACCGCGCGCGCATCATTGCAGATATTATCAGGCGAGCCCGGGATATGGTGGGTGAGGACTTCCCTATCATGGCGAAGATGAACGCCACCGATGGCTTTGGGGACAGGGGACTGGATGCACCCGAATGTGTGGATGTGGCCGTAGCACTGGAATCGGCTGGTGTATGTGCAATAGAGGTCAGCGGCGGGATATTTGAGGCAGGGGAAGTGATGTCCGGACCGGGTATCAATTCGCCAGAGGTGGAGGCGTATTTTAAGGAGTATGCAAGGATGATAAAGCAGAGTGTGGGTATCCCGGTGATGCTGGTAGGGGGACTGCGGTCGAGAGCGGTGATGGAGGAGATGCTTGCCAGTGGCTGTGCCGATATGGTGTCGCTTTGCAGGCCGCTTATCAGGGAGCCGGACCTGGTGGTGAAGTTCAGGGAGGGGGCGCAGGAGGCGGAGTGTACTTCGTGTAACAGGTGTTTTGATGAGAGTGGGATCAGGTGTAATTCCAGGTAGATGGGCACCTGAATTCTTAAGACAGTAATCTATATGCCAGATGAGTATAGTGGTCTTGTCTGACCGCCTGATTCCGGTCAAGCATATGATCCATTTCAAGGGTCATATTTTCCTGACCTCATCAAAATAATCGGGTCTTGGAATTACTTTATCAGCAGGGTTGATGCTGCTTGTCTGCCACCAGTAGGTCCTTTTTTTTTAGTAAGTTATTATAAATTATTTATCCATATACAAATATAGTACGCAATATATATGTAAATGTTGCGGTGTGTATTTGCATTAAGTGGTGCAATAGGGAATTAATTGGATATTGCACCAGTTATTAGGATATGGTGATACTGTTCCATGATCCAGTTATGTGCCATCAGTCTTCATGACCCTCGATGACCAGCCATGACTATGAAAATGTTATTTCCTGAAAAAATTCCAGCATTATGTAATTCCATCACTTCGACATCAGTCGTACGACAAACGGGTCTCTTCATCCGCAAGTGTCGGTTGAATGATCTCCTTCCATCGAGGAGAGTTCCATGTCCCGAGTTTCGTATGCATTTCAAAGTAGTTCTGGGGGATAGGATGCGTCCCGATCACAACGTCAAGTCCATACTTTGCCTGGATAAAGTCACGAAAGTTGGTCACACGAGGGCATGGAGGATATCCGACGATCAGTCCTGTGGCGAGGTGTATCACTTCTGCTCCGTTCTTCTTCATCTCCTCCGGAGCGTATTCGATATTTCCACCAGGACAGCCACCACACGCAGTATATCCGACCAGTTTCACTTCTTTATCGTTATAAATGCTGAATGCACCTTCCCGGTTATGGAGCGCCCTCAGACATTTACCTCCGGCACACACATGGTAGCGGTCACATATAATTATCCCAATCCGGATTTCATCACTCATTTTACGTTCTCCGTATCTTTTAATTTTTGATACGGGTTCATATGGATTGTGGTTAATAAATGCTTTTTGGACATAATCTTTCACCCCGGACCCTCTTCCCTCCTAAACCCAAAAATTCGGCTTCAAGAGATATGTTTCAAATTATTTTGAGAAGGGGGATGCCCCTGTAGGTGGGTGCACTCCAAACTGTCCCTACACTATTAGTCCTTGGAGAAAAGGATAATTTAGTAGGCCATCCAGAAAAATCCAGATAACTTGACCGGAACATCCCCTATATCCAAATCAACGTGCTCAATACCGGGCATGCAATAGGTGTTGAATAGCCTTCAAGTCAATGTTCTTATCTACGAATTCTTCGAGGAGCTTTACATGAAATAATTAAATATGAACCGGGATATTTCTATTATACCATGTTTCAAGTGATAATTACACCAGCAGCAGGAAAAAGGCTTATTGCCAAGGCAATTACTCAACATGCAGATGTGAAGAAAGCTCTTTCTTCGGGTACGGTGGTGATTATTGCCGGTACAACAAACGGCTATGTTGCTGAGGAAATATTGAAACTTACTGATGAAAATGATGGCTTTATACGAAGACGGTTTTTCCGAGGAATTACATTACCTCCCAATATTCTAACAACTGACAGCGGAAGGCTTTCAGATGAATCAGAGTTTCCAGGTGATGTAGTTCTCGTTAATGGAAAATGGCAGAAGGGTAAGACCGTCTTTGATGTTATCGACGATTTGAAAGAAGGAGATGTTATTTTAAAAGGCGCTAATTCTGTTGACCTGAAGGAAAAGAAAGCCGCCATTCTTATTGGTCACCCGAAAGGTGGTACTATCGCTATATCGATGCAGGCTGTTATTGGAAGGCGTGTACGCCTTATTGTTCCTGTTGGTCTTGAAAAGCGTGTCACTGGAAATCTTGATGAATTAGCAAAAAGGTTGAATGCTCCTGGTTCTACCGGACCAAGACTGTATCCGGTACTTGGTGAAATATTTACAGAACTTGAGGCAGTCTCCCTTCTCTATGGAGCAAATGCGGAACTTATTGCAGGAGGAGGTGTTTGCGGAGCAGAGGGGGCTGTCTGGCTCGCTATTGACGGGCAACCTGATAAACTTAAATCGATCAAAGGCATAATCGATTCGATTCAAAATGAGCCTGCTTTTACACTTCAGTAGGTAATAGATAATGTCCAGCTTAATTATATCAAAACTGAGTAATTCAAAGGATAGTGGGGAACTTGATATTCATAATTATACCCCGCAGCTCTGCTGTGGTTGGGTGTGACGTCTGCGTGCCTTGAAGCATAAAAGAGAAAGATAAATAAACAGGACATTGGAGGTTAAAAAAAATCATGTCCCATTGCGGGTTAAAATCCCCCCACCTGGGTCTGCTCCCGGATGAAGAGAACCGGAAGTGCGGTATTGTGAGGTGCTGTGCGGCGTTCCCTAGTATCGGCAACCAAAGCCCGAAGCGCAAGCGAACGCAAGGTGGCCTTAGCGATTGGCGACATTCCCGCCGCAAATGGAAGCCTGAGCAGAAAATAATCGCTGGGGTGGTTATCGTTGGGATGGTTGTGAATGCTCTTTTGTGTGACCGAGGGAGGTCTCATGCTGTCCTGCCCGAAATTGAATTTACATCCTACACGTTTCAGGATAAATGAACTCAAAGGAAGGAGAACAGGTAGGCGAGGTATAACCGAATGGGAAAGCCAGACCAATGCAGTATGAGAAGTCGGACGAACTCATAGTAGCCATGATGGTCAAGCTGATGATATACCGAACCTGTGCCGCAGGGTGCAGGGGGCGACGGTATGAGGAGAAAACTTGACTTAACGAAAATCCTTCCTACGGTCGGATTTTCTATGCCTTCATTCCTATGGAATGCTGGTAGCGAAGGGGTTCTGAAGAAGCGGTTTGAGGAACTGGACGGATATGTCAGAGCACGATTACGAAGTTTTCGGGTGAAGAAACGCACCTGGAAGGTCATTCTGTACACGCTCCCGAAACCCGAACTTGAGAGAATGGATCTGGTTTCACTTAGTTCATTACTTAAATAGTCCATCTCCTGCAACGGGATAGTCCAAACGAAAGCCGCTTACGGGAAATCTCGTATATAGGATAAGTGCACCCACTGCTTATATTGGGTGTTTCAACATATTTGTTGAACGTAGGCTGAGAGCGGTAGGCTACAAATCTTACGGCATTGTCCGGCAAACACAGACTACCACCCTCGCTCCTACGACCCTCCGGCAATTTAACATGTTACAGCCCTGATTTAACAGGTGTCTGGCTATTGGCCACGAGATTACGGTTCGTAGAGAGTAAAGGGATATTTGGTCCTCAGCCTATTAAACAATTTCGGGCTGAAAATATGTATTTGAACATTGGAATAGACATCGCCAAAAATGTGCATGAAGTATGCTTTGTAGATGAGAACGGTAAACAGATCGGGAATTTCATGAAGCTTAAAAATTCCAGGAAAAGCCTAGATAAATTCAGGAATAAGATCGAATCCATCTCAAAAGAGCTAAATGCAAAACCAAGAATCGGGATTGAAGCCACAGGAATATACTGGTATTCACTATACAGTGAACTGTCCAAGTATTACGAAATACAAGTCTACAATCCATCTCAAATCAGTGGATTTAGATCTGTGAATATCAGAGTTTCCCACAACGACAAGATTGATTCGAGGACTATTGCAAATATGCTCCGATTTGGAGAAGCTCCAAAAACCGATTATAGCGATAAGCAAATACTCGAGATGCGTGAATACTGCAGGTTCCATTTTAAATTGATAACTATAAAAACAAACTTAAAGAAACGGTTTAGACGGAATCTGCATTTGATATTTCCAGGCTATGATATGGTTTTTAAAAATGTGTTCACAAAAACATCGAGAGGAATACTTGTTCAATCTCCTACACCTGATGACATACTTGACATGGGTACGGAAAAACTTCGTGATTTGATGAAGGATCTAAGCAGAAACCACATTAATCCAGACAAAGCAAATGAACTGATGGAAAAAGCAAGAGACACAATCCCCTCCGAGATAATAAAAGAATCTGCACTTTTCGAACTTCAGATGTTACTTTATCTAATAGAAACTCTGGAAAAACAGATTGAAGAGGTGGAATCTAAAATATTAATTATTTGGGACTCTGTGAAAGACCGGTATTACACACAAACAATTACTGGGATTGGAGATATCAGAGTTGCAACAATCTGTGCTGAGATTGGAAACTTTGATCATTTCAGTCATCCGGACAAGATTCTCGCATTCGCTGGTCTGGATCCTAAAGTGACACAATCTGGAAACAAGGAAATTGTTCGTGGACCAAATAAGAGAGGTTCAAAGATGTTGAGATGGGCATTGGGCTGGGCCGCAGAGGAAGCTAAAAGGAATAATCCTGTTATAGGTTCATTTTTTCAGAAAAAGCTGGATGAAGGAAAGCACTACAATACTGCAAGATGTGCTACAGCTAAGAAACTTGTTAGAATTATCTGGTCGGTTGAGAATAATAAAAAACCATTCCAGATTCCACCCAACTATCTATCTTCTTAAGTGAAAATACAAGCCAAAAATGATACCACCATAGTGGATTGTCACTCGTAGATATGTAAGTAGACTGAGCATTAAAGGAGGGGCAGTGAAATGTCCCACGGTATAATAGGAGTTGACCCATAATAACGGTTGAAATCTATTATTTATATAGCAGTAGCTATATATAAATGGAATACGCGCAACATCCTTTTCATCGTATATCTCGCCTATCGCCGCCCTGCCTTACGATATATTTGCAGACAGGCAACAAAATGCTTGCGGCGTAGCGTACCCGAAGGGCGCAAGCTTTTTGATTGCCTGACTGCCTCAAATGAGGCAGGGCGGAGGTAGATAACGAAAATTGAGTGACAATACAACAATTCCCTTTTCATCGGAATTGAGCCAGGAGCTGTCCTGCCTTCATCTGAGATTTAGTTAATCTGTACAGTATTTTGAAGATGTTGGGGTTAAATATCATATATTGGTGAGAAATAGTTATACTGTGCGGGAGATAATCTTATATAACATGTCTGTTCGCTGGTGTGGGACAATTCAGCATTCTGATCGAGTAACAGGGCTCCACCAAGCAGAGTAAAACCCATCACCAACAGAGAAGAAGTAAATTTTTGGTTTCAGTCTATTTGCAGGCTTGTCGATCTTGTTGATAGCAGTGCAGTTATTGCGTAAAAAGGAATAGATTGGGCTAGAACCCAATGGTGGAGATGGATAAGATCCAAAGTCCTGTTGTCTGGTCAGGGACGGGTGCTGGTGGATAAGAAGGGGATTGGAGTGCACTCCTTCCAGCGGAGAAGGTAGTCTGGAATTGTGAGGGAGATCGCGAAGAAGATAGGGGAGAAGCGCGGGTGATTGGAATTGTTATCCTGCCTTGTGCAGTGATCTATAGCCCAGGACCTGGAGAAAATTCTATACATTCGAATACATATAATTAATTTCTTAATATTTTTTCCCATATTTTTAACACAATATTTTAAATTGGTAATTTTTATATATTTCCATTGAAAAAACAGAAAAATTCATGCATGATCAATTAATAATATATAAATGGCATTTTCAACTGGAGGGAGGGAGATTATAAGAGCTATGTCTAAAATCATATGTTTAAGTCTTATTACATGCTTAATTACGATGATAATCAGCGGATGCATCGATGAGGGAGAAAATGCCAATGGCATAGATCAAAATATCACACCATTTTTCACTCCAGAACAACCAGACTCCTATGCTCCACCAGCCCCAAAACAATTGTTTATTTACCCAAATTCCAGCGAGACCTTTCAATTCTGGGGTTATAACATGACGGTCTCTTATTTATCTGCATTCCCTCATGTGGTTGAAGTTACAATAGGCGGGGTCACAGAGACCATTGAGATCAACCGCAGCACCCCGTGTCTGGGAAGTCACTGCGGCTATTATGCCGTAAAAGATGACATCGATTATTCTCTAAAACCTGTGGTCTGGAGATATAATGAGGTGGATGAGAAGATCTGGTCCTTTGAGACCTGGAATGCCAGTGAATTGTATTTTGAAGCTCATATTAAAAGTATAAAAAGATAGGTTAGGGAGTAAGAGGTTATGAGAAAAATAACTGTTAGTTTGTTTGTGTTCTGTTTGATATTGATCATTGAAAATGCGGCTGCAGTTACTGCAAGTCCGTATCCTTTCACACTTGAGCAGCCGGATGGGTATAGTTTCCAGGCTAGGCAGTATGGGGATGAACGTCTTCACTGGATTGAGACTTTGGATGGGTATACTATTGTCAAAGAAGAAAAAGGTTGGTGGACGTATGCGGCAAAAAACAATGAAGGGAAATTGATTCCTACAAATAACCGTGTGGGAATGGTTAAACCGCTAAGTATAGATATTGAAAAACATGTTACACCGATTTGGAAGCCAGATGACATTATGATTAGAAAATCCTCTCCCAGACCTGTTAAGATCAAGACACTTGATCTAAAAGCAAATGGGGTGTCTGGAATCGCATCTGTAACCACAGAAAAAGTTGTAGTAATTTTAATCAATTTCACAGATGTTTCTCAGGAATCTACACATGACAAAACCTATTATGATAATCTCATCTTCAACGATTCAACTGACGCCAATAGTATGTTTAACTATTATAGGGAAGTCTCATATGATCAGTTAAATATTACAGGTACAACTGGAAGTAAATGGTACCAAAGTTCGCATAAGATGGCGTATTATGGGGAAGACGCTACCGATATTGATGAAAATACAACCCGCAGTGATCCAAATACATGTTATATTGAAAATCTGGCAAGAGAAACTGTTCAATTGGCAGACGATGATTTTAATTTTTCTGAATACGATACCGACTCCGATGGAGTTGTCGATCATGTCATAATAGTACATGCAGGCAATGCCCAAGAATCAAGTGGGGTTTATGATGATATCTGGTCACATCAAGGGAGCATCTGGAATTATTACAGCGGGAGTTGGCATGAAGATGGTGAAATGACTGATGATGGAGTAAAGGTGATCGGTTATACAATGGTGGCCGAGAGCTCTCCCCTTGGTACTTTTGCACATGAATTCTTCCATGATCTGGGAGCGCCGGATTTATATGATTACGACACGGGAGTTGATGAAGGTTTTCCGGTGCAGGATTGGGATCTTATGGCTGGTGGCAGTTGGGCTAACTCGGGTAATACACCAACACATATGGGAGGCTATCTGAAATGGGATATCGATGCTGACCCGACTAATGGAATTAACGGCTGGTTAACGCCTACAACAGTTTCAACTCCGCAAACTGTT
It encodes:
- a CDS encoding IS110 family transposase; translation: MNIGIDIAKNVHEVCFVDENGKQIGNFMKLKNSRKSLDKFRNKIESISKELNAKPRIGIEATGIYWYSLYSELSKYYEIQVYNPSQISGFRSVNIRVSHNDKIDSRTIANMLRFGEAPKTDYSDKQILEMREYCRFHFKLITIKTNLKKRFRRNLHLIFPGYDMVFKNVFTKTSRGILVQSPTPDDILDMGTEKLRDLMKDLSRNHINPDKANELMEKARDTIPSEIIKESALFELQMLLYLIETLEKQIEEVESKILIIWDSVKDRYYTQTITGIGDIRVATICAEIGNFDHFSHPDKILAFAGLDPKVTQSGNKEIVRGPNKRGSKMLRWALGWAAEEAKRNNPVIGSFFQKKLDEGKHYNTARCATAKKLVRIIWSVENNKKPFQIPPNYLSS
- a CDS encoding NADH:flavin oxidoreductase, with amino-acid sequence MLFEPIEIAGSHIQNRFVRSATHEWLAGEDGTPTPAIGDMYEELAKYEVGLIISGYSYVNPAGKSSQCQQGIYDNRFIEPYRQITERVHKYGSKIALQIVHGGRQALVTPEYTHTLAPSAVKDSSSGITPQAMTEEQIQQTIEDFAQAVRRAQAAGFDAVQLHVAHGFLLSSFISPYTNQRTDKWGGSVDNRARIIADIIRRARDMVGEDFPIMAKMNATDGFGDRGLDAPECVDVAVALESAGVCAIEVSGGIFEAGEVMSGPGINSPEVEAYFKEYARMIKQSVGIPVMLVGGLRSRAVMEEMLASGCADMVSLCRPLIREPDLVVKFREGAQEAECTSCNRCFDESGIRCNSR
- a CDS encoding CGGC domain-containing protein — encoded protein: MSDEIRIGIIICDRYHVCAGGKCLRALHNREGAFSIYNDKEVKLVGYTACGGCPGGNIEYAPEEMKKNGAEVIHLATGLIVGYPPCPRVTNFRDFIQAKYGLDVVIGTHPIPQNYFEMHTKLGTWNSPRWKEIIQPTLADEETRLSYD